In the genome of Candidatus Ruthia magnifica str. Cm (Calyptogena magnifica), one region contains:
- a CDS encoding CopD family protein codes for MLWIKAFHVISVITWFAALFYLPRLFVYHSMSKDKLSIERFKVMERKLYKYIMMPSFILVSVLGLWMSVENWAYYSIQYWLYIKLLLVILLITYHFYCGHLVGVFKADKNTHSHVFYRWFNEFPVLILVGVVILVVVRPF; via the coding sequence ATGTTGTGGATAAAAGCCTTTCATGTTATTAGTGTGATTACTTGGTTTGCAGCGCTATTTTATTTACCACGTCTTTTTGTTTATCATTCAATGAGCAAAGATAAACTTAGTATTGAACGTTTTAAAGTGATGGAACGTAAGCTTTATAAATACATTATGATGCCGAGTTTTATCTTAGTTAGTGTACTAGGATTATGGATGAGTGTTGAGAATTGGGCATATTATTCAATTCAATATTGGCTATACATTAAGTTATTATTGGTGATTTTGTTGATTACATACCATTTTTATTGTGGTCATTTAGTGGGTGTTTTTAAGGCTGATAAAAACACCCACTCTCATGTATTTTATCGTTGGTTTAACGAGTTCCCTGTGCTGATATTGGTGGGTGTTGTTATCCTTGTTGTGGTTAGGCCGTTTTAG